The Melanotaenia boesemani isolate fMelBoe1 chromosome 11, fMelBoe1.pri, whole genome shotgun sequence genome includes the window acacacacacacacacacacacacacacacacacacatacacacacacacacatatgactTGACGTAACAGCCATGTTGCGTTCACTGAACTCGGAGCTCTACTTTTACCCCCCAAATTGATCTAAGTGTGAAAACTGGAGCTCTATACGGTATATGTTAATGAGTGTAAGTTAATCTGAATGGATGGTCGTCTAGCTATCAAAGAATTTGTGTCCCTGGCAGAATTAAGAACACCAAGAGTAATGTCTAAAATGAAATATACTAAATCGATTAGTTTTAATTgtataaatattgttttgtattacgTCTTTTTGCTATATTTCTTTGTCCCTGAGCAGAGTCCCCATCACTGCAGACggcgcaccgatccgcctgtccatctcccgctccatccttccctcacttgtgaacaagaccccgagatacgtgaactcctccacttggggcaggaccctattgcggacctggagaaagcactccacccttttctggctgaggaccatggtcttggatttggaggtgctgattctcatcccagccgcttcacactcggctgtgaatcgctccaatgagagctgaagatcacgtcccgatgaagccaacagaaccatgtcatctgcaaagagcagagacccaatcctgaggcctcaacacctcggctgcacctagaaattctgtccataaaagttataaacagaatctgtgacaaaggacagccttggcggagtccaaccctcactggaaacgattctgatttactgccggcaatgcggaccaagctctgacaccggttgtacagggaccagacagctcgtacaagcaggtccggcactccatactcccggagtaccccccacaggagtccctgggggacagTGTCGAACACCTTCTctaagtccacaaagcacatgtagattggttgggcaaactcccatgccccctcaaagaccctgaagacgaaaaccacactgctcctcctcaatccgaggttcgactatccgacagaccctcctctccagcacccctgaatagaccttactggggaggctgaggagtgtcatttttgaagagggggaccaccaccccagtctgccagtccaggggaactgtccccaatgtccacacgatgctgcagaggcgtgtcaaccaagacagccctacagcatccagagccttaaggaactctgggcgaacctcatccacccccagggccctgccaccgaggagctttttaaccacctcagcgacctcagccccagacataggagagccagcaccagctaccccagactctgcttcctcatcggaagacgtgttggtgggattgaggaggtcttcgaagtattccctccaccatctcactccttcttcagcttgacggcatcccttactgctggtgtccaccaacgagtcgggggttaccgccacgacaggcaccaacgaccttacggccacagctgtagctggccgcctcgacaatagatgcacagaacacagcccactcggactcaatgtctcccgcctcacctgggacatggttgaagctctgccagagatgggagttgaaactctttctgacaggggactctgccagacggtcccagcagaccctcacaacacgcttgggtctgcctggcctgaccggcatcctcccccaccatctgagccaactcaccaccatgTGGTGATCAGtagacagctccgcccctctcttcacccgagtgttcaggacatgcggccgcaagtccgacgacacgactacaaagtcgatcatcgaactgcagcctagagtgtcatggtgccaagtgcacatgtggacactcttatgtctgaacaaggtgttcgttatggacagtccatgatgagcacagaagtccagcaacaaaacaccactcggattcagatcaggggggccgttcctcccaatcacgcacCTCCAGCtgtcgctgtcattgcccacgtgagcattgaagtcccccagcagaacgagggagtccccggaaggagtgctctccaacaccccttccaaggactccaaaaaggggtgggtactctgaactgctgcttggtGCATAAGCAATAATGTCAATAAATTCCATCAATACACTGAGAGCAAAATGAAGAGGCTAGATCTACGAATaacatttttctcatgtaaAAACTACTAAGATTGTTTTGTgttacttatttatatttatttctgctgaaaaaaagggtgagctaaagctaactgTGTTTACTAAGCAGCagcttgaaatgaaaacaactgcaagaaGACAAATGTCATCACAACCAAACATGGACAAACCCGCTGCAACACGCCTGTGACAGTTTACAGTCCCGGCATTAACAATAAAATGTTACAGTAAGGCTGATATTAATTAGCAATAGCATTAGCAAAACGTATTACTTACCTGTCGAGAAGGAAAGTGGCAACCTCCAACTTTTAGGCCCCTTTTCTTCCTTCAGTCGGCACAAACACTCAATACTTGACCGATGTTCACccttttcctgctttgtttttggtcCGCTTTAATTTCAGAAATGTATCAGGTAGATGGCATTTCTAGACAGTGCTATCCATCTGGCAGCTCTGGAGCGCCGCCTCACATGACAGCAACCTACTAATGTTATTGGCATAGAATCCTTTAGTATAGCTGTTGGCATCGCAACCAAacgtaaatatttatatattttggaccCGTCAAAATTCattaaacaattatttatatcctataatatattttttcatttaaaatgaatacttTATTTCTGCACCCCTCTAGACGTTTTTTCGACgtattattttctaaaaataaactgctttgATGGAAAATTTGTAGCTATCACCTTTAAttgatgacacatttaagtaattatttaatgaagtatttaattatttgattgTGGCACTTTTACTGCTCCACAGTTTCCTTGCAGTTCATGCTGCTTGGTATTGTGGCGCCAGGTCACGAGAGAATACAGTTTCTCATTCACATTTATGAATACCGCGGGCTTCCGTACTAGTCGTGTAGCGTCGAAGTCCGCGTTTTGTTACCATAGCAACGCATCGGTTAAACATTGGAGGCCGAAAGGGTGAGTTCAAATTaaagtttccatttttattcttattttattggtttatttgacATGGAAGTTAAAAACCGGAACTTTTCTCCTTCTAACGGGTTAGTTTCTGTTTCCggtcagagaagaagaaggacgTCGTTTCGTACAGCTCGCAACGGTGGAAGATTAAACCTTTTCCAGCCCTAAACAAACAATTTTTGAGGTTGTTGCGGGGGGGCGGCATGGTTcggcaaggtagagcggtcgtctcgtaaccggttcgatcctcggccaagtctactttatgtcgaggtgtccttgacaagacaccgaacccctgactgctcctgatgggttgtggttgagcgccttgcatggcagcttccgccatcagtgtgtgatgtaaagcgctgtataaatgCCATAAATGCTCctattttttctctccatttttttcGAAGATTTTCTgctataaatttaaaaataagtaaCTTGGTATGGAAACATTGGCCATAAATCCACCTGACAGCAGCAGCCTATTCTGTTTTCATAATTGGATTAGATTTATTAGACTTTTCTACGAAGCTGAACTTAGCTTCCGATTCGCGCAGCCTCCGATTCGCTAGTTAAGGGAAATTTTAAGGGACCCTTAAGTCAGAACGCAAGTTACTGTATTTCTCTATTAACCCTGCGTTTTACTGATACTCAATGCCGTCAAAgctgtcttagattattctacagagcctactgaatctgaaaaacatagtttgtgatttgtgaaacctttctctgatttgtgaaaatgcaataaaggcagatttcactcatttttctgccatttttacgcataatacctggtccagatgttataatattacGCTGAGTCAGGCCAAACCTGTCCTAGATTATTCTCCAGAGTCTACTGAATCTGACAAACACAGGTGAATCTGATTTAAGAAACCTTTATTGAAACGTTTTTACACAAGTCCGCGCCTCTCCATGTCATTCCTTATTACCATCTCCATGGCCTCCATTTcactagaaaaagaaatcatattttttgACAGAGATTTTGGGCtattttttaaaggacatttaaatgtttcactaaCCTCTCATCCATTGGTCCATGATCAACCTCTGCCACTGCgtcttttgttgtcatgttccTTATTTCTTCCAAGGCCTTTACTGTCACCTTTGTTACAGGTATCATATCCCGATCATGCATCCATATTATTGTCAATGTTATTATGCTCATACCTCTACATTTAAAAAGGCACCTATTGACTTACCTCTGGCAACATCACAACAAGGATGTCATAGGACAGCATGGCGGAGACTTCATCTGAGACTTTTTCACAGTTATGAAGGAAGCCTGTCAGGTACTTAACTATCCTGTCCAACTGTTGGTCATCAAACAATACTGGAACCCACTTTTGTGTAAATTCAAAGTGGGGCTGCTTCTCTCCAGACACGACggcctgaaaaataaatgtactcaAACTTAACTGTACTGTTTGCTTGCTGGAGGTGGCATGGTCATTGTGATCACATAATGATTAAGCGTTATgtgatgaacaaaaagaaaaaggcgtACCTGCAGTGTATCTTCTGCACCCTTTTGTTCCACAATGAACTTGACAAGtgcttcattttcttctgaACGTTCAGCAGCAGCCTCTGCTGCCTTGTCCTACAACAAAAGATCAGTAAAATTATTTGTATAGAGCAATACATGAgaatattgatattattattatgcaaacACACTTGCTGATATATTCTTCATCTCCAACAACCTAAATTTCAGAATTTTAGACTGGAGATTAAGTGTTGATGCTTACCCTGACCATAACTATGTGCCCAACATGGGACGATGGACGCAACTTTTTGGGGATATTTTTCTCAGTGATTATTGTGTCTCCACTCCCGGGGTGCTGGCATTCTTGTAGGCCATCATAGAAATGCCATTTTTGGTCTGTACCCAGTTTGTGGAACGCCACAAAGTGATTCAAAGTACTCAGGTGATACGTCACAGCAGCTGGCTCATACCTACAAGtgacaaaatatattttgggaaatgagcagtttttttttgtttgtttgtttgttgtttgtatcATAATAAATCATGCCGATGcagattctcagtcatccaggtcattCTCATTCAGAAGGTTGAAGCAAAGCATCTGGACTTGTACAGTTTTCTTGAAAAAGATACCTTCCCTTAACAGAGGTGGTGGACTTAGACATAATCTTTCCTCCACATGTAACACAGTGCTGTCTTCTATTCTTTAGAATGAAGCTGCTTGGAGGAGCAGAGAAACTCTACAAGTCAAGATGCCTCGCTTTAACCTTTTGAATCATGATAAATCacaattttattgaaaataagaTTATCATGCAGTAATTTAATGTGTATTAAACATATTTGGTAAACTTACTTTCCACAAAGTACTGTCACCAGATTTGGCAAAGCTGTAGGATAttgctttttatattttgtcactTGTAGGTATGAGCCAGCTGCTGTGACGTATCACCTGAGTACTTTGAATCACTTTGTGGCGTTCCACAAACTGGGTACAGACCAAAAATGGCATTTCTATGATGGCCTACAAGAATGCCAGCACCCCGGGAGTGGAGACACAATAATCACTGAGAAAAATATCCCCAAAAAGTTGCATCCATCGTCCCATGTTGGGCACATAGTTATGGTCAGGGTAAGCATCAACACTTAATCTCCAGTCTAAAATTCTGAAATTTAGGTTGTTGGAGATGAAGAATATATCAGCAAGTGTgtttgcataataataatatcaatattcTCATGTATTGCTCTATACAAATAATTTTACTGATCTTTTGTTGTAGGACAAGGCAGCAGAGGCTGCTGCTGAACGTtcagaagaaaatgaagcaCTTGTCAAGTTCATTGTGGAACAAAAGGGTGCAGAAGATACACTGCAGGTacgcctttttctttttgttcatcacATAACGCTTAATCATTATGTGATCACAATGACCATGCCACCTCCAGCAAGCAAACAGTACAGTTAAGTTtgagtacatttatttttcaggccGTCGTGTCTGGAGAGAAGCAGCCCCACTTTGAATTTACACAAAAGTGGGTTCCAGTATTGTTTGATGACCAACAGTTGGACAGGATAGTTAAGTACCTGACAGGCTTCCTTCATAACTGTGAAAAAGTCTCAGATGAAGTCTCCGCCATGCTGTCCTATGACATCCTTGTTGTGATGTTGCCAGAGGTAAGTCAATAGGTGCCTTTTTAAATGTAGAGGTATGAGCATAATAACATTGACAATAATATGGATGCATGATCGGGATATGATACCTGTAACAAAGGTGACAGTAAAGGCCTTGGAAGAAATAAggaac containing:
- the LOC121649054 gene encoding PWWP domain-containing DNA repair factor 3B-like codes for the protein MVRDKAAEAAAERSEENEALVKFIVEQKGAEDTLQAVVSGEKQPHFEFTQKWVPVLFDDQQLDRIVKYLTGFLHNCEKVSDEVSAMLSYDILVVMLPEIQ